In Romeriopsis navalis LEGE 11480, a genomic segment contains:
- a CDS encoding non-ribosomal peptide synthetase, producing MSSRLEPTTLHYWQARLRNLPLEPPVPHDSDSTSGAAQSWATVNFGEDTSLQLLRLAAALAVDVDDVAIGLWLLLLWRYRVQAPLVCCTYVDQSQQFPLQVRFEPDTSIAQALQRVISERHQSTDMALSPTDLLTLAQQQNLDAMDLWGRIGYVVGDFDLPVDSPLGLLLQIQPTQAEIRLQYRSEGIAPAMVSRLAQHYAVLLAAAVGDGEQSIATVNYLTASELDQLRHQWNSSPQDYPRTWTIHDWFEYRVTQNPQAIALIDGDQAVTYEELNARSNQLAHYLRNLGVQPDQLVGVALDRSINLFVAFLGVLKSGAAYVSLDPSYAQERRAYTLNDAQAQLVLTQESLLSLIPQTAAPVIPLDRDWSVIDQYSPNNPVAVATPDNLAYVLYTSGSTGNPKGVMIQHGGLVNHAAAVAREFAIQPNDRMLQFCNIGFDIIVEELYPTLVSGATLVLRPESIASSMRDFWDFVERQKITLLDLPTAFWHEVVNSLVTCDRVFPKSVRLVCVGGEKASRTAYAQWKERVAPQVRWLNTYGPTETTVSATWCDPDKDGYTLDMGEVPIGLPLANYEVYVLDERQQLLPVGIPGELCIGGPGVARGYLNLPEKTAERFIANPFNADPQARLYRTGDVVQFCPDGMLEFIGRSDFQVKIRGFRVELGEIEAKLEEHPQVRQTVLLAQERANRKVLIAYVVPQVGVNLDAKDLGHWLQERLPNYMIPSQFIVLDALPLTPNGKVDRKALPEPAISSRETAGFQPPADALEMSLVRLWEEILGVPVDVTDNFFELGGHSLLVVRLCDQIEQTLHSRVSPMALFRSPTIQQLARQIRQDVTENDAQSSAVVIQAGAETHYPLFAIHVLGEGGRFFRPLAQNMGLEQPVYGLAAQMMDTDTAPPNRVEDLAAFYINEMQLIQSEGPYHIVGMSYGGIIAYEMARQMERLGLPIGLVGLLDTYGPNQIENLPSGDRLKAHWRSACAQGRRRYLKHKIRSAINRRTEKLHCAYGGLRQKMGRQVSYELQYKMIIAENVRAADAYHPGPFGGRLSLFRATDAVFYPPAYLESGLGWRNLAGQLDIYDVPGCHMTMVEEPQAQSLAGEMCRAMSQVAGSSQTSRAPR from the coding sequence ATGTCTTCTAGACTTGAACCGACAACTCTGCACTACTGGCAAGCACGATTACGGAACTTGCCGTTGGAGCCGCCCGTGCCCCATGATTCGGACTCAACGAGTGGGGCGGCGCAGTCGTGGGCGACGGTTAATTTTGGGGAAGATACCAGTCTTCAGTTATTGCGTCTTGCAGCGGCGCTGGCAGTCGATGTTGATGACGTGGCGATCGGACTCTGGTTGCTGTTGTTATGGCGTTATCGTGTGCAGGCGCCGCTGGTCTGTTGTACCTATGTTGACCAGTCGCAGCAGTTCCCGTTGCAAGTCAGATTTGAGCCGGATACGTCAATTGCTCAAGCCTTACAGCGGGTTATATCAGAGCGACATCAGTCAACTGATATGGCACTATCGCCGACGGATTTGCTCACCCTTGCCCAACAGCAAAATCTCGATGCGATGGATCTCTGGGGCCGCATTGGATATGTGGTCGGTGATTTTGATTTGCCAGTTGATTCACCACTGGGTTTGTTGTTGCAAATCCAACCGACTCAAGCTGAAATCCGCTTGCAATATCGTTCAGAGGGAATTGCACCGGCAATGGTGAGTCGCTTAGCGCAGCATTATGCCGTGCTCTTGGCGGCGGCGGTGGGTGATGGTGAACAATCGATCGCCACGGTTAACTATCTGACTGCATCTGAGTTGGATCAGTTGCGCCATCAGTGGAACTCGTCGCCACAAGATTATCCGCGTACTTGGACAATCCATGATTGGTTTGAATATCGGGTAACCCAGAATCCGCAGGCAATCGCCCTAATTGATGGTGATCAAGCGGTGACTTATGAGGAACTGAACGCTCGCTCGAATCAACTAGCACACTATTTACGTAACTTAGGTGTGCAGCCCGATCAACTGGTCGGTGTGGCCCTCGATCGTTCAATCAATTTATTCGTGGCTTTCCTGGGTGTACTGAAATCCGGTGCCGCCTACGTTTCCCTCGATCCTTCCTATGCCCAAGAACGCCGCGCCTATACGCTGAATGATGCCCAAGCGCAGCTTGTGCTGACCCAGGAAAGTCTGCTGTCACTCATTCCCCAGACTGCGGCGCCAGTTATTCCGCTGGATCGTGATTGGTCCGTGATTGATCAATATTCACCGAATAATCCGGTGGCAGTGGCAACACCCGATAATTTGGCCTATGTGCTCTATACCTCGGGTTCCACAGGTAACCCTAAGGGCGTGATGATTCAGCATGGTGGGCTGGTGAATCATGCCGCAGCCGTGGCGCGGGAGTTTGCGATTCAACCGAACGATCGCATGTTGCAGTTCTGTAATATTGGCTTCGATATTATTGTGGAGGAACTCTATCCGACGCTGGTGAGTGGTGCGACGTTGGTGCTGCGGCCCGAATCGATTGCCTCTTCAATGCGGGATTTCTGGGACTTTGTGGAGCGTCAGAAAATCACCTTGCTCGATCTGCCGACAGCGTTTTGGCATGAAGTGGTGAATAGTCTCGTGACGTGTGATCGGGTGTTCCCGAAATCAGTGCGACTCGTCTGTGTGGGCGGTGAGAAAGCATCGCGGACGGCCTATGCCCAGTGGAAGGAGCGGGTCGCCCCCCAGGTGCGCTGGTTGAATACTTATGGTCCGACCGAGACCACAGTGAGTGCAACGTGGTGCGATCCCGATAAAGATGGATATACGCTGGACATGGGGGAAGTGCCGATCGGGCTTCCATTGGCCAATTATGAAGTCTATGTCCTTGATGAACGGCAACAACTTTTGCCGGTTGGGATTCCGGGGGAGCTGTGCATTGGGGGCCCAGGGGTCGCACGTGGCTACTTAAATTTGCCGGAAAAAACAGCGGAACGGTTTATCGCAAATCCATTTAATGCTGACCCCCAGGCACGGTTGTATCGCACCGGGGATGTGGTGCAGTTCTGCCCGGATGGGATGTTGGAATTCATTGGCCGATCGGACTTCCAGGTCAAAATTCGCGGCTTCCGAGTCGAATTGGGTGAGATTGAAGCCAAACTCGAAGAACATCCGCAGGTGCGTCAAACCGTATTGCTGGCGCAGGAACGGGCTAATCGTAAGGTTTTAATTGCTTACGTGGTTCCCCAAGTCGGTGTCAATCTGGATGCCAAAGATTTGGGTCACTGGTTGCAGGAGCGGTTGCCGAACTACATGATTCCCAGCCAGTTTATTGTGCTGGATGCTTTGCCCTTGACCCCTAATGGCAAAGTCGATCGGAAAGCGCTACCAGAACCGGCCATCAGTAGTCGGGAGACGGCGGGATTTCAGCCGCCTGCGGATGCTTTAGAGATGTCGTTAGTGCGGCTTTGGGAAGAAATTCTGGGTGTCCCCGTGGATGTGACGGATAACTTCTTTGAACTGGGTGGTCATTCGCTATTGGTTGTCCGACTGTGTGATCAGATTGAACAAACCCTCCATAGTCGTGTGTCGCCCATGGCGTTGTTTCGATCGCCCACGATCCAACAATTAGCGCGACAGATTCGGCAGGATGTGACCGAGAATGACGCGCAGTCGAGTGCGGTGGTGATTCAGGCGGGTGCGGAGACGCATTACCCACTATTTGCCATTCATGTGTTGGGTGAAGGTGGACGTTTCTTCCGTCCCCTGGCCCAAAATATGGGTTTAGAGCAACCCGTATATGGTTTAGCGGCTCAGATGATGGATACGGACACGGCCCCACCCAATCGGGTGGAAGACTTAGCGGCGTTTTATATTAACGAAATGCAGCTGATTCAGTCGGAAGGGCCGTACCATATTGTCGGGATGTCCTACGGTGGAATTATTGCCTATGAAATGGCCCGGCAAATGGAGCGGCTGGGGCTACCAATTGGCTTAGTCGGTTTGCTCGATACCTATGGGCCGAATCAGATCGAGAATTTGCCCAGCGGCGATCGGCTCAAAGCCCATTGGCGATCGGCCTGCGCCCAGGGCCGCCGTCGGTATCTCAAACATAAAATCCGCAGTGCTATAAACCGTCGCACCGAAAAACTCCATTGCGCCTATGGCGGACTCCGTCAGAAAATGGGCCGTCAAGTTTCCTATGAGTTGCAATACAAAATGATTATTGCGGAAAATGTGCGTGCTGCTGACGCCTATCATCCCGGTCCATTTGGCGGCCGACTGTCGTTATTCCGAGCAACGGATGCGGTGTTTTATCCGCCTGCTTATTTGGAGAGTGGTCTGGGTTGGCGTAACTTAGCGGGTCAGCTGGATATTTATGATGTGCCGGGTTGTCATATGACAATGGTGGAAGAACCCCAGGCGCAATCGCTAGCGGGAGAAATGTGTCGGGCGATGTCACAGGTTGCCGGGTCGAGCCAGACATCACGCGCGCCCCGATAG
- the prmA gene encoding 50S ribosomal protein L11 methyltransferase: MANSWWEIQVVCDTTLEEAMFWRLEQFGCKGSSSERKGDTAKMLAYYPQAQAHVLDLAALSLSIRQDALTMQQPVPAVRWGLIEEEDWSQTWKAQWEPREIGDHFLIHPAWLPVPQTDRKILTLEPGVAFGTGEHATTQLCLEALEMRLEAQPEEIVIADFGCGSGVLSVGALLLGAKQLYAVDTDPLATNATLENIIRNQLDPAKLLVATGSVEALLPMVPEPVDGIVCNILADIIVDLIPQWTPIVKPETWGILSGILLDQAKGVADVLEGNGWFVAALWKRGDWTCMNIRRL; the protein is encoded by the coding sequence ATGGCAAATAGTTGGTGGGAAATTCAAGTCGTCTGTGACACAACTTTAGAAGAGGCAATGTTTTGGCGACTCGAACAGTTCGGCTGCAAAGGTTCATCGAGTGAACGCAAAGGCGATACGGCCAAAATGCTGGCCTATTACCCCCAAGCCCAAGCCCACGTGCTTGATTTGGCTGCCCTCTCACTCTCCATTCGCCAAGATGCGCTGACCATGCAGCAGCCCGTTCCAGCGGTGCGCTGGGGCTTAATTGAAGAAGAAGATTGGTCCCAAACTTGGAAAGCACAATGGGAACCCCGGGAAATCGGCGATCACTTCCTGATTCACCCGGCTTGGTTACCCGTTCCTCAAACCGATCGCAAGATTCTGACGCTGGAACCTGGTGTAGCTTTTGGGACAGGGGAACATGCAACCACACAGCTATGCCTTGAAGCCTTAGAAATGCGCCTCGAGGCACAGCCAGAAGAAATTGTGATTGCCGATTTCGGCTGTGGCTCGGGCGTATTATCCGTGGGCGCCTTATTACTCGGCGCGAAACAACTTTACGCCGTTGATACCGATCCATTAGCGACCAATGCAACGCTAGAAAATATCATCCGCAACCAGCTTGACCCAGCAAAATTATTGGTCGCCACTGGCAGCGTCGAAGCACTTTTGCCAATGGTGCCAGAACCAGTTGATGGCATTGTTTGTAACATTCTCGCGGATATTATTGTTGATCTGATTCCGCAGTGGACACCGATCGTCAAACCCGAAACCTGGGGCATTCTCAGCGGCATCTTACTGGACCAAGCCAAGGGCGTTGCCGACGTGCTAGAAGGCAATGGTTGGTTTGTCGCCGCGCTCTGGAAACGGGGCGACTGGACTTGCATGAATATTCGACGCCTGTAG